From one Equus asinus isolate D_3611 breed Donkey chromosome 5, EquAss-T2T_v2, whole genome shotgun sequence genomic stretch:
- the LOC139045392 gene encoding uncharacterized protein, giving the protein MEKQMLQSEPLLLGSQSLLQGYHPTPQTPHGAPPHPHLGSEPPARPPGDAGLPAGSPGRRGHRPRALRPPPALRAAMAPSRPGGAGALRKVHRGGGGRPRAGPPAECLEFLPGPAVWRRDQQRPGRGAGARAHSCGGGTPPRPPAPPQPGPHVGRQPRSLRRRLLLLLLLGAPGSSCKITSFLPGCPRAPRSPLPGAPAPRPPRRSLPPPRPAHPARVPSSTPKLSAAPQDAPAPRPDTSPPVLAPTKKSLRASPPQDKSPTPKQLSRSRPPGLPFRALPPSTPLKLCHPDPTPPALPAPRPPRCPDAPAAPTPRPGRPPPQAARLSPRPPAPASRAAPPPPSRGPLTSAAPARAPACGPPGARLPAPAPPRVPGTDNEGRGQVTSAPWRRGLREGRGWQAAPPPGSLARSQGWDSAKVPC; this is encoded by the exons CGAGCCGCTCCTCCTCGGCTCGCAGAGCCTCCTCCAAGGTTATCACCCGACACCGCAGACGCCTCACGgagcgcccccccacccccacctgggcTCCGAACCCCCAGCCCGGCCGCCCGGGGACGCCGGCCTCCCCGCAGGCAGCCCGGGCCGCCGAGGCCACCGGCCCCGGGCCCTGCGCCCGCCTCCTGCGCTCCGGGCGGCCATGGCTCCCTCccggccgggcggggcgggcgcgctGCGGAAAGTTCACCGCGGCGGCGGGGGGCGCCCCCGGGCCGGCCCGCCCGC CGAATGCCTCGAATTCCTTCCCGGCCCGGCGGTCTGGCGGCGCGACCAGCAGCGGCCGGGACGCGGGGCCGGCGCGCGGGCCCACAGCTGCGGCGGCGGGACCCCTCCCCGGCCGCCCGCGCCCCCGCAGCCCGGCCCGCACGTCGGCCGGCAGCCCCGCTCcctccgccgccgcctcctcctcctcctcctcctcggggcTCCGGGCTCTTCCTGTAAGATCACTTCCTTCCTCCCCGGGTGCCCGCGGGCCCCGCGCAGCCCCCTCCCCGGCGCCCCGGCCCCCCGCCCGCCGCGCCGCTCCCTGCCCCCACCGCGCCCCGCGCACCCCGCCCGGGTCCCCAGCTCGACCCCGAAACTCTCCGCCGCCCCCCAAGACGCCCCTGCTCCCCGCCCCGACACTTCTCCCCCGGTTCTCGCTCCCACCAAGAAGTCTCTGCGAGCCTCCCCCCCTCAAGACAAATCTCCAACTCCGAAACAGCTCTCAAGGTCTCGCCCCCCAGGTCTCCCCTTCCGCGCTCTCCCGCCCAGCACTCCGCTCAAACTCTGCCACCCCGACCCcacacccccagccctccccgcGCCGCGCCCGCCCCGCTGCCCCGACGCCCCCGCCGCCCCGACCCCGCGGCCCGGCAGGCCGCCCCCTCAGGCCGCCCGCCTCtccccgcgcccgcccgccccggcctcccgcgccgcgcccccgccgccTTCCCGCGGACCCCTCACCTCCGCGGCTCCGGCCCGCGCTCCCGCCTGCGGACCGCCCGGCGCTCGGCTCCCGGCGCCGGCGCCTCCTCGGGTCCCCGGGACTGACAATGAGGGGCGGGGCCAGGTGACGTCAGCGCCCTGGAGGCGGGGTCTGCGAGAGGGGCGGGGCTGGCAGGCGGCCCCGCCCCCTGGGTCCCTTGCCCGTTCCCAGGGCTGGGACTCCGCCAAGGTCCCTTGCTAG